The following coding sequences lie in one Alloacidobacterium dinghuense genomic window:
- a CDS encoding PLP-dependent transferase yields the protein MLTAVSAATAVSPLVANAATIAKPQRSIHTAVEGIDGDNLFTRIGVRPLINARGTYTIITGSRSLPQVKQAMLEASNYYVHLDELMPAVGSEVAKLMGADAAIITTGCEAAIAVATVACIAGADPERTQAMPYSKKRDQVIIPRHSRNPYDFGVRMCGVEIVEVDSEEELRSKLCERTAMVYILSSPAAEKGPLSIPNICSIAKEKNVPVFVDAAAEEPLVPNIHIGHGATLVGYSGGKCMRGPQAAGVLLGQKDIVRAAWFNAAPHHNWGRALKVGKEECMGMLAAVREWYKRDHAAEQREWLSWLQHIEGRVKGLPSVTTEYIQPEDLSNRAPQLRINWDANQLKITGTELVERLDKGTPRILVDSGTGRRPDKMQSSLTIMPYMMAAGEEKIVADAIYEGLTHPGHYENPVIPQGAPVQIAGNWAVEIKYIRGIGEQKFTLQQDGDRVTGTQQGEIYKADLKGLVQADHIELTSDMEVPGNSIFWTFRGVVSGSNASGTVHMGEYGDATWTAVRS from the coding sequence ATGCTTACAGCCGTATCTGCCGCTACGGCTGTTTCTCCCTTGGTTGCAAACGCTGCAACGATCGCCAAGCCGCAGCGATCGATCCACACTGCCGTTGAGGGAATAGACGGTGACAACCTTTTCACGCGCATCGGTGTTCGTCCGCTGATCAACGCGCGCGGCACGTACACCATCATTACCGGTTCCCGCTCTCTGCCGCAGGTAAAGCAGGCAATGCTCGAAGCGTCGAACTATTATGTTCATCTTGACGAGCTGATGCCCGCAGTCGGCAGCGAGGTAGCCAAGCTTATGGGCGCGGATGCAGCGATCATAACCACGGGATGCGAAGCGGCAATTGCCGTCGCAACAGTCGCCTGCATCGCGGGCGCAGACCCCGAGCGGACCCAGGCAATGCCTTATTCGAAGAAGCGCGATCAGGTCATCATTCCCAGGCATTCCCGCAATCCCTATGATTTTGGCGTGCGCATGTGCGGCGTCGAAATTGTCGAGGTGGATTCGGAAGAAGAGCTGCGCTCCAAACTCTGCGAGCGCACAGCAATGGTCTACATTCTCTCCAGCCCTGCCGCGGAAAAAGGCCCGCTCTCCATCCCGAACATCTGCTCCATCGCGAAAGAAAAGAACGTTCCCGTCTTCGTAGACGCTGCCGCCGAAGAGCCCCTCGTTCCAAACATCCATATCGGCCATGGCGCAACGCTCGTAGGTTATTCCGGCGGTAAGTGTATGCGCGGGCCGCAGGCGGCTGGAGTTCTTCTCGGTCAAAAGGACATTGTGCGTGCTGCATGGTTCAATGCCGCGCCACATCACAACTGGGGACGTGCCCTCAAAGTCGGTAAAGAAGAGTGCATGGGCATGCTGGCAGCCGTGCGCGAGTGGTACAAGCGTGACCACGCTGCCGAGCAGCGTGAATGGCTATCGTGGCTTCAGCACATCGAAGGCCGCGTAAAAGGCCTGCCTTCGGTCACGACCGAATATATTCAGCCCGAAGATCTTTCCAACCGCGCTCCGCAACTCCGTATCAATTGGGACGCCAACCAGCTCAAAATCACTGGAACAGAGCTGGTCGAGCGCCTCGACAAAGGCACGCCCCGCATCCTTGTCGACAGTGGCACCGGCAGGCGTCCCGACAAGATGCAGAGTTCTCTCACGATCATGCCCTACATGATGGCTGCCGGTGAGGAAAAGATCGTGGCTGATGCGATTTACGAAGGACTCACGCACCCGGGCCACTACGAAAATCCGGTCATTCCGCAGGGTGCTCCGGTGCAGATCGCCGGCAACTGGGCGGTCGAGATCAAATATATTCGCGGCATCGGAGAACAGAAATTCACTCTGCAGCAAGATGGAGACCGCGTGACCGGAACCCAGCAAGGCGAAATCTATAAGGCAGACCTGAAGGGTCTCGTGCAGGCCGACCATATTGAGCTGACGAGCGACATGGAGGTGCCCGGTAACTCCATTTTCTGGACATTCCGCGGAGTCGTTTCCGGCAGCAACGCGAGTGGCACGGTTCACATGGGCGAATATGGAGATGCTACCTGGACAGCGGTAAGGAGCTAA
- a CDS encoding MFS transporter gives MSPERRSQVRFYLSFLLFILSAVAFLDRTNISIAGLQISAEYGLGNQHLGWIFSAFLVGYAGLQIPAGWMAARFGPRRVLALGVLWWGVVTELTALLPTDMSHAVAVLIAIRFALGAGESVVYPAANQFVAQWIPQQERGFVNGLIFAGVGAGSGLTPPLLTWLITNHGWRAAFWFSALIGVVAGMVWWFAARDTPEEHPAVSAAELKKIQDGLEEYQERPAVAPTTTERPGSSGISWRAIFHRTDLAALMVGYFGFGYIAWIFFSWFFLYMAQVRGFDLKSSARISMLPFLSMTVFCLAGGALSDRLTRKYGLRTGRCYLASAALFSTAIFLLLGSQVQSRSLAGLILAGGAGMLYLSQSSFFSVSVDIAGRSSGVFSSIVNMGGQIGGAVTASLTPWIAQHFGWGSSFGAAAVLALIGGFCWLVVHPERPLERT, from the coding sequence ATGTCACCCGAACGCCGCTCGCAAGTACGTTTTTATCTTTCATTTCTTCTCTTCATTCTCAGCGCCGTCGCATTTCTTGATCGGACCAATATCTCAATCGCCGGGCTGCAGATCAGCGCTGAATATGGGCTCGGGAATCAGCATTTGGGTTGGATCTTTTCGGCCTTCCTTGTCGGATACGCCGGCTTGCAAATTCCTGCTGGCTGGATGGCCGCGCGCTTTGGCCCACGTCGTGTCCTTGCTCTTGGTGTTCTGTGGTGGGGCGTTGTCACCGAGCTTACCGCGCTGCTGCCAACGGATATGTCGCACGCAGTTGCTGTTTTGATCGCGATCCGATTTGCTCTTGGCGCGGGTGAGTCCGTTGTGTACCCCGCGGCAAACCAGTTTGTCGCACAATGGATTCCGCAGCAGGAGCGGGGTTTCGTCAACGGACTCATCTTCGCAGGCGTCGGAGCAGGAAGCGGCCTGACGCCGCCGTTGTTGACGTGGCTCATTACAAATCACGGCTGGCGCGCCGCCTTCTGGTTCAGCGCCCTTATCGGAGTCGTTGCCGGCATGGTCTGGTGGTTTGCTGCTCGCGATACACCCGAGGAGCATCCCGCAGTATCCGCGGCTGAACTGAAAAAAATTCAGGATGGCCTGGAAGAGTACCAGGAGCGTCCCGCAGTAGCGCCGACAACCACAGAAAGGCCAGGTTCCTCTGGGATCTCCTGGCGGGCAATCTTTCACCGTACTGACCTCGCCGCGCTGATGGTCGGATATTTCGGTTTTGGCTACATCGCCTGGATTTTCTTCAGCTGGTTTTTTCTTTATATGGCGCAGGTACGCGGCTTTGATTTGAAATCAAGTGCGCGCATTTCCATGCTGCCTTTTCTTTCGATGACAGTTTTCTGCCTCGCTGGCGGCGCTTTAAGCGATCGACTGACGCGTAAATACGGCCTGCGCACTGGCCGTTGCTATCTCGCCTCAGCCGCACTTTTTTCAACCGCCATTTTCCTGCTCTTGGGTTCGCAGGTACAAAGTCGCAGTCTCGCTGGACTGATACTGGCAGGCGGCGCCGGAATGCTATACCTCTCCCAGAGTTCTTTTTTCTCGGTCTCCGTCGATATTGCGGGACGCAGCTCCGGCGTTTTTTCCAGCATCGTGAACATGGGCGGGCAGATCGGCGGCGCGGTGACTGCTTCGCTCACTCCCTGGATTGCTCAACATTTTGGCTGGGGCAGTTCGTTCGGTGCGGCGGCAGTGCTGGCTCTGATTGGTGGGTTCTGTTGGTTGGTCGTTCACCCTGAGCGCCCGCTCGAAAGAACTTGA
- a CDS encoding twin-arginine translocation signal domain-containing protein translates to MPKQGADSRLSRRRFLSLSSTAAAALGIAPLAVRPSESFAENAPSADDYYAKLGVAKIINAAGTYTYLTAACMPPQVQRAVAQAALHPVRLKDLQLAAGEYLAKKLRCEAAVVSSGASAALTLATAACIASANGASPQEIPENVDKMKNEVVVQKAHRYEYDHAMLLCGARIKEVVTLEDYKRALSPNTIMTNFFNAAEAGPDGAQIDRETWLRVAHEHGVPCHNDAAADMPPIENLWKYTGMGFDLVCFSGGKGIRGPQNAGLLLGKKHLIDLAVANNNPNSDAVGRGMKVAKEQIVGMVAAVDWLLEQSDEKNQAEYMRLTNIIVDAVKDVPTMKTRVFMPPIANHVPHLLLSYNPSVVGLTPQQVQEKLRAQTPSIELNPATGTSSRVGLPSDENTIVISTWMLQPGEAEIVGRSLRTALMKT, encoded by the coding sequence ATGCCTAAACAGGGTGCGGACAGTCGCCTTTCCCGCAGAAGATTTCTCAGTTTGTCTTCTACCGCGGCTGCCGCACTCGGCATCGCTCCTCTCGCTGTACGGCCTTCCGAATCGTTTGCCGAAAACGCTCCTTCCGCCGACGACTACTATGCAAAGTTAGGCGTCGCAAAGATCATTAACGCGGCTGGAACCTACACGTACCTCACCGCCGCGTGTATGCCTCCGCAAGTACAGCGAGCCGTGGCGCAGGCTGCGCTGCATCCTGTGCGGCTGAAAGACCTGCAACTCGCCGCAGGCGAGTATCTGGCGAAGAAGTTGCGCTGCGAGGCTGCTGTTGTTTCTTCAGGAGCATCGGCGGCGTTGACGCTCGCCACTGCGGCTTGCATCGCATCGGCGAATGGCGCGAGTCCACAGGAGATTCCGGAAAATGTGGACAAAATGAAAAACGAAGTTGTCGTGCAAAAGGCCCACCGCTATGAGTACGACCACGCCATGTTGCTGTGCGGTGCTCGTATCAAGGAAGTCGTCACGCTGGAAGACTACAAGCGAGCATTGAGTCCAAACACTATAATGACGAACTTTTTCAATGCCGCGGAGGCTGGACCGGATGGCGCACAGATCGACCGCGAAACCTGGTTGAGGGTCGCGCATGAGCACGGCGTTCCCTGCCACAATGACGCTGCTGCCGACATGCCCCCGATCGAAAATCTATGGAAGTACACAGGCATGGGCTTCGATCTGGTGTGCTTTTCCGGCGGCAAGGGAATTCGCGGTCCGCAGAATGCCGGATTGCTCCTTGGCAAGAAGCACCTCATCGATCTCGCGGTGGCAAACAACAACCCCAATTCCGACGCGGTGGGTCGCGGAATGAAAGTTGCCAAAGAACAGATTGTCGGCATGGTTGCCGCCGTGGATTGGCTCCTGGAACAATCCGACGAAAAGAACCAGGCGGAGTACATGCGGCTGACGAACATCATCGTAGATGCGGTGAAGGACGTTCCCACAATGAAGACGCGTGTCTTCATGCCGCCCATCGCAAATCATGTTCCGCATCTGTTGCTCTCGTATAACCCGTCGGTTGTGGGCCTTACGCCCCAGCAGGTCCAGGAAAAGTTGCGCGCTCAGACTCCCTCGATCGAATTGAATCCGGCAACAGGCACAAGCTCACGAGTCGGTCTTCCATCCGACGAGAATACGATCGTGATTTCTACCTGGATGTTGCAGCCAGGGGAGGCGGAGATCGTCGGTCGTAGTCTGAGAACAGCTCTGATGAAGACTTAG
- a CDS encoding FAD-dependent oxidoreductase, which yields MAITVTHQDPRYPTLRRSRNLRLPPSEADFASRIELCENTAEVAEALQRIVNAGLRPTVRSGGHCYEDFVVNNPGGAILDLSLQEPHSAKDGTVYKISAGRQLGDVYLDLYKRYGVTIPAGTCYAVGAGGHISGGGYGLLSRLHGLTVDWLSAVDILTVDANGKVVLRHVDKQHDPDLFRACRGAGGGNFGVVTTFFFDKLPPAPQEVVHSGLSFDWTTMTEERFVTILTTYGHYWESRGKDPDTYGLFSILDISHASTKRLGLSLQFCNPDGTCKDLSVVNEFLDLFSPCKPTPGAPAPTGQRAIPGASGPGEACPGLYPMSRRLWLDATIGDSGGEGSGRAKYKSSYMKTNFTPEEAKCMYKHMTREVSGVDLRGFFLAIDSYGGATNRANLAEETSIWQRSSTMKLQFQSYWQNAEDDAGRLKWLKDFYADLYTNSKVDPRYASTPYPGEHYEGCYINYPDSDMLAYSFWPQLYYGDQGLYEFLQGVKRRYDPNNVFHHAMSVRT from the coding sequence ATGGCAATTACCGTTACCCATCAGGACCCGCGTTACCCCACACTGAGAAGAAGCAGAAACCTCCGCCTGCCTCCGTCGGAAGCAGACTTCGCCAGCCGTATCGAACTGTGCGAAAACACGGCGGAGGTAGCTGAAGCCTTGCAGCGAATCGTCAACGCCGGGCTGCGTCCAACCGTGCGCAGCGGCGGCCATTGCTACGAAGACTTCGTCGTGAATAATCCGGGCGGTGCGATTCTCGATCTCAGCCTTCAGGAACCGCACTCCGCGAAAGATGGAACGGTGTACAAGATCAGCGCCGGAAGGCAATTAGGAGACGTCTATCTCGACCTCTATAAGAGGTACGGGGTAACCATCCCCGCCGGGACCTGTTACGCCGTCGGCGCAGGTGGCCACATCAGCGGAGGGGGATACGGTCTGCTTTCGCGCCTGCACGGACTGACAGTGGACTGGTTATCGGCCGTGGACATTCTGACAGTCGATGCGAATGGCAAAGTAGTTTTGCGTCACGTCGATAAACAGCATGATCCTGATCTCTTCCGCGCATGTCGCGGCGCAGGTGGCGGCAACTTCGGAGTCGTCACCACTTTCTTCTTCGACAAGCTACCTCCAGCTCCGCAGGAAGTCGTCCATTCAGGCCTGTCGTTTGATTGGACGACGATGACCGAGGAACGATTTGTCACCATCCTCACCACTTACGGTCATTACTGGGAATCGCGTGGCAAGGACCCTGATACCTATGGCCTCTTCTCCATTCTCGACATTTCTCACGCCTCGACAAAACGACTCGGTCTCTCGTTGCAGTTCTGTAATCCCGACGGAACCTGCAAAGACCTGAGCGTAGTGAACGAGTTTCTTGATCTCTTCTCTCCCTGCAAGCCGACGCCGGGGGCTCCTGCACCTACCGGACAAAGAGCGATACCCGGCGCCTCTGGCCCAGGCGAAGCATGCCCAGGGCTCTACCCGATGAGCCGACGGTTATGGCTTGACGCCACCATTGGCGACAGCGGTGGCGAAGGGAGCGGCCGAGCCAAGTACAAATCAAGCTACATGAAGACGAACTTTACGCCGGAAGAAGCGAAATGCATGTACAAGCACATGACGCGTGAAGTCTCCGGAGTGGACCTGCGAGGATTTTTCCTGGCAATCGATTCCTATGGCGGAGCGACCAACCGCGCTAACCTCGCAGAAGAAACTTCAATCTGGCAGCGTTCGTCGACCATGAAGCTGCAATTTCAGTCGTATTGGCAAAATGCGGAAGACGACGCGGGCCGACTCAAGTGGCTGAAGGATTTCTACGCTGACTTGTACACCAATTCCAAGGTAGACCCTCGCTACGCATCTACGCCCTATCCCGGGGAGCATTACGAGGGCTGTTACATTAACTATCCCGATAGCGACATGCTCGCATACTCATTCTGGCCGCAGCTCTACTACGGCGATCAGGGATTATATGAGTTCCTGCAAGGTGTGAAGCGACGTTATGACCCGAACAATGTCTTCCACCACGCGATGTCTGTCCGTACCTAG
- a CDS encoding sensor histidine kinase has product MGLCLFAFSVVIPARVSAQTNFRLSEYQKQGWQVEDGLPENNVRMIAQEPDGSLLLATAAGLTTFDGLRFQSLPIPGDIDGEAVNAVLIGKSGDLWIGTDGRGVLQYNGSGTPNNISELAGRMNERVRRLYQDSAGVLWIATQNGIERFHDGQLESFGETGMISGDIVAPFAEDNRGGMFFVTSNGLFHVVRGGKPERYTLRDRTLGNPVAIYRDPLHRLWVGTANSVVQLKPRQQGAAYEEVVAARVPTPVTVMLGDAQGNLWVGTRHSGIRRIGSDGVSSWSSQDGLPDDTIRSLFIDNEHNLWIGMFAGGLSRWRRAAFAPYSEPDGFPEAYASTVLSDSHGDLWLGTWDKGLYRVHNGKLTVMTPSDMPLSTHIRAFAENQRGQLWIGTWFNGIYRYDGTSFRHYLLGTESPGNAVSSILVDRHGGLWIGTYLGLLYFASGELTGQRSLFLDAKLITCMLEDVDGSMLVGTNTGLFRVREGHSTPITDLPHSHVISLIRDSLGYTWIGTRAGGLALLVHDRAEPLSARSGLPMLPVRTAVEDAHGRLWLGTSRGIVRVTVAALHAVADGEDRYLAPVVFGREDGMQSSECNEFPQPGSARAPDGTLWFATTKGFSRTTGEANLPAASGPITPTLGWTFSDDLNRDHVLNGSSVEIAPGQSDVTFLFNAIHLSNPSQIEFRYRLSGYDPDWTTTQARMARYRKLPPGKYTFEVQARNSGEPWGPSVVSATVKQQGYFYQTWYFYLAVLLLAAALAVQFFRQRVKLVKGQIGVVIEERNRIARECHDTLMAGFAAISWQLEATSKIFRDGALVDTAAAKSCELARGMVSHCQAEARRIIWDLRDTGDMTNILSHALSRTLNAQEPGDSLVITFRMEGDEVPLAPAYVHHLVCIGQEAVSNAMRHASPSHIAVHLRYEPDSLNLTVRDDGKGFRGDSSKVGHFGIPVMEERARKVGGVLRVQSSHDEGTEVSVNVSFNALQKVSGQQHQYIVPWIGI; this is encoded by the coding sequence GTGGGGCTGTGCCTGTTTGCCTTCTCCGTCGTCATACCCGCAAGAGTTTCGGCGCAAACAAATTTTCGCCTCTCTGAATACCAGAAGCAGGGATGGCAGGTAGAAGACGGCCTGCCGGAAAACAACGTCCGCATGATCGCGCAGGAGCCGGACGGTTCTTTGCTTCTTGCTACCGCTGCCGGCCTGACCACATTCGACGGCCTACGTTTCCAAAGTCTTCCCATCCCCGGAGATATCGACGGGGAGGCCGTGAATGCGGTCCTGATCGGAAAGAGTGGTGATCTCTGGATCGGGACCGACGGACGAGGCGTGTTGCAATACAACGGCTCCGGTACTCCCAACAACATCAGTGAGCTTGCTGGTCGTATGAATGAGCGAGTTCGAAGGCTGTATCAGGATTCGGCCGGCGTGCTCTGGATTGCAACGCAAAATGGTATTGAACGGTTTCATGATGGCCAGTTGGAAAGCTTCGGCGAGACTGGCATGATTTCCGGAGATATCGTCGCGCCTTTCGCCGAAGATAATCGCGGCGGCATGTTCTTTGTCACGTCGAACGGGCTCTTCCACGTGGTGCGCGGTGGAAAGCCGGAGCGCTATACGTTGCGCGATAGAACTCTGGGCAACCCGGTCGCCATTTATCGCGATCCGCTGCATCGCCTCTGGGTTGGCACGGCGAACAGTGTCGTTCAGTTAAAGCCACGCCAGCAAGGAGCAGCGTACGAAGAAGTCGTTGCAGCGCGCGTACCCACTCCCGTTACCGTGATGCTGGGCGATGCCCAGGGCAATCTCTGGGTTGGAACCCGTCACAGTGGCATTCGCCGAATCGGGAGTGATGGTGTCTCGTCGTGGTCGTCGCAGGATGGGCTGCCGGATGACACCATCCGCTCCCTCTTCATCGACAATGAGCACAACCTCTGGATCGGCATGTTCGCCGGCGGCCTGAGCCGCTGGCGCAGAGCGGCATTTGCTCCATATAGCGAACCGGACGGCTTTCCCGAAGCCTACGCATCGACAGTTTTGTCGGACAGCCATGGCGATCTGTGGCTGGGCACCTGGGACAAGGGACTCTATCGCGTCCACAACGGAAAACTCACGGTAATGACGCCGTCCGACATGCCTCTCTCCACGCATATTCGTGCGTTCGCTGAGAACCAGCGGGGACAACTGTGGATTGGAACCTGGTTCAACGGCATCTACCGCTATGACGGAACCTCCTTCCGGCACTATCTTCTCGGCACAGAGTCCCCAGGCAACGCCGTCAGCTCAATCCTGGTAGACCGCCACGGTGGTTTGTGGATCGGAACCTATCTCGGTCTGCTCTATTTTGCGAGTGGCGAACTCACTGGACAGCGGTCTCTGTTTCTCGATGCCAAGCTGATTACCTGCATGCTGGAAGATGTTGACGGCTCGATGCTGGTGGGCACGAATACCGGCCTCTTTCGCGTACGCGAAGGACACTCTACTCCCATTACCGATCTGCCGCATTCGCATGTGATTTCGCTGATTCGCGACAGTCTTGGCTATACGTGGATCGGCACAAGAGCCGGAGGTCTTGCTCTTCTCGTCCATGATCGCGCAGAGCCATTGAGCGCAAGGAGCGGCCTCCCGATGCTGCCCGTTCGCACAGCGGTAGAAGACGCGCATGGTCGCCTGTGGCTGGGAACCTCGCGTGGCATTGTGCGGGTTACGGTTGCTGCTCTACATGCCGTCGCTGACGGTGAAGATCGATATCTGGCGCCGGTTGTCTTTGGACGCGAAGACGGCATGCAATCCAGTGAATGCAATGAATTTCCTCAGCCGGGTTCAGCTCGCGCTCCCGATGGCACGCTCTGGTTTGCCACGACCAAAGGCTTCTCGCGCACAACGGGTGAAGCCAATCTCCCGGCTGCTTCAGGCCCCATCACTCCCACCCTGGGATGGACCTTTAGCGACGACTTAAATCGGGATCATGTCCTCAATGGATCTAGTGTTGAAATCGCGCCGGGCCAGTCTGATGTAACCTTCCTGTTCAACGCGATTCATCTCTCCAATCCCTCTCAGATTGAGTTTCGCTATCGCCTCAGCGGCTACGATCCGGATTGGACGACGACACAGGCGCGCATGGCGCGTTATCGTAAGCTTCCACCAGGCAAGTACACATTCGAAGTACAGGCGCGCAATAGTGGTGAACCGTGGGGGCCTTCGGTTGTTTCCGCAACCGTAAAGCAGCAGGGTTATTTCTATCAGACCTGGTATTTCTATCTCGCAGTCTTGTTGTTAGCTGCAGCGCTGGCGGTCCAGTTCTTTAGACAGCGCGTGAAGTTAGTCAAAGGACAGATCGGTGTCGTCATCGAGGAGCGGAATCGAATTGCGCGAGAGTGTCACGATACCTTGATGGCTGGCTTTGCCGCCATATCGTGGCAGCTTGAAGCGACTTCGAAAATCTTCCGCGATGGCGCGCTGGTGGACACGGCTGCAGCGAAATCCTGCGAGCTCGCACGTGGTATGGTCTCTCATTGCCAGGCTGAGGCCCGGCGCATCATCTGGGACCTGCGCGACACAGGAGACATGACCAACATCCTTTCCCATGCCCTGTCACGCACCTTGAATGCGCAGGAGCCGGGTGACTCGCTGGTCATCACGTTTCGCATGGAAGGGGATGAGGTGCCGCTCGCGCCGGCATATGTGCACCATCTTGTCTGTATCGGACAGGAGGCTGTTTCCAACGCCATGCGGCATGCTTCTCCTTCCCACATCGCCGTTCATCTGCGCTATGAGCCGGATTCGCTCAATCTGACCGTCAGGGACGACGGCAAAGGGTTTCGAGGCGACTCCTCCAAAGTGGGACATTTCGGAATCCCCGTCATGGAAGAGCGTGCCAGAAAAGTGGGCGGCGTATTGCGCGTGCAAAGCTCACATGATGAAGGAACGGAGGTATCCGTGAACGTCTCCTTTAATGCCCTGCAAAAGGTCAGCGGGCAGCAACATCAGTACATTGTTCCCTGGATCGGCATATGA
- a CDS encoding response regulator, with amino-acid sequence MKEIRVLLVEDHYLARMALHSVLSGHSQIRVVGEASDGEEGIVMYRSLQPDVAVVDLRLPRMSGFELITQLRQEFPKARIVVLSNYQGSEDIYRAVRSGAMAYLTKDASGEELVNAIQSVDRGLRYLPRIALDRLAERIPSVDLTPRESEVLACIAQGRSNREIADELHIAEKTVRIHVSSVLDKMGARDRTQATIFALQRGLIHLD; translated from the coding sequence ATGAAAGAGATTCGTGTCCTTCTGGTTGAAGATCATTATCTGGCGCGAATGGCGTTGCACTCGGTATTGTCAGGTCACTCGCAGATCCGAGTCGTAGGCGAAGCATCCGATGGCGAAGAGGGAATCGTGATGTATCGCTCCCTCCAGCCCGATGTGGCCGTGGTCGACTTGCGTCTGCCGCGTATGAGTGGCTTTGAGCTGATCACGCAATTGCGGCAGGAGTTTCCCAAGGCGCGCATCGTCGTCCTCTCAAATTATCAGGGAAGCGAAGATATTTACCGCGCCGTTCGCTCTGGTGCCATGGCATATCTCACGAAGGATGCGAGCGGCGAAGAACTGGTCAACGCGATCCAAAGTGTCGATCGTGGCCTTCGCTACCTTCCTCGCATAGCTCTCGACCGGCTGGCCGAGCGGATTCCATCCGTCGACCTGACCCCTCGCGAGTCGGAAGTGCTTGCCTGCATCGCTCAAGGCCGCTCCAATCGTGAGATTGCCGACGAGCTCCACATCGCGGAGAAGACGGTGCGGATTCACGTATCTTCAGTGCTCGATAAAATGGGAGCTCGCGACCGCACGCAGGCAACGATCTTCGCTCTCCAGCGAGGTCTCATCCATCTGGATTGA
- a CDS encoding RraA family protein: MKASVFFLRRCTIVAASAVIALAATLTVTHIVLADTPKTAADYAADPALMIDAYRHVEAASVSDAIEQLLHEKRYMSHRMQSIFPAKFAGTALTVKLVKEENHDPNALAGMLKAIDTGGPGSVYVMTVEDGADIAGMGGLMGTAMFSRGFTGAVIDGGVRDLPQLKKIGFPVYSTGPVPSTSVSHYRFGGMNVPVVCDGVKVEPQDIIVADQDGVVVVPREKAPEILVLAQHLDDSEHSMYPFIEKFHSIEEAVKQFGRL, translated from the coding sequence TTGAAGGCATCTGTGTTTTTCTTGCGTCGATGCACCATCGTGGCAGCTTCTGCTGTTATTGCCTTGGCCGCTACCCTTACCGTTACGCACATCGTTCTTGCCGACACTCCAAAGACCGCAGCCGACTATGCCGCCGACCCTGCACTGATGATCGATGCATATCGCCACGTTGAAGCCGCGTCCGTCTCGGATGCGATTGAGCAGCTGCTTCACGAAAAGCGCTATATGTCGCATCGCATGCAATCCATCTTCCCCGCTAAATTCGCGGGCACTGCTCTCACGGTCAAACTGGTGAAAGAGGAAAACCACGACCCAAATGCCTTGGCGGGCATGCTGAAGGCAATCGATACAGGCGGTCCGGGATCCGTCTATGTGATGACCGTTGAGGATGGCGCCGACATAGCTGGCATGGGCGGTCTCATGGGAACCGCCATGTTTTCACGAGGCTTTACCGGCGCTGTCATTGATGGCGGAGTTCGTGACCTTCCGCAGCTCAAGAAGATCGGGTTTCCCGTGTACTCAACAGGTCCGGTTCCATCCACATCCGTAAGCCACTACCGTTTCGGTGGAATGAATGTTCCTGTCGTCTGTGATGGAGTGAAGGTGGAACCGCAGGACATCATTGTGGCCGATCAGGATGGCGTCGTAGTCGTGCCGCGTGAAAAGGCTCCTGAAATCCTGGTGTTGGCGCAGCATCTGGATGACAGCGAGCACTCGATGTATCCTTTCATCGAAAAGTTTCACTCGATTGAAGAGGCCGTAAAGCAATTCGGCCGCCTCTAG
- a CDS encoding RidA family protein: MKEQSRRGLLKNAAIAAAAVGSSAILSETASAKTEKLEKKSYPPPKPGETPLFSGAVSYGNLLFLAGVGAHFEGTIEEHTKHVLDELEQKLQSAGSSMDKVLKVNVYLNDIKDWERMNTVYKGRWGSVPPVRTTIAPAGGIPGNSLVEIDLIAYI, from the coding sequence ATGAAAGAGCAGTCGAGAAGAGGTCTTCTCAAGAATGCAGCGATAGCAGCCGCAGCTGTGGGCAGCTCGGCAATTCTAAGCGAAACCGCTTCAGCCAAAACAGAGAAGCTTGAAAAGAAAAGCTATCCGCCGCCAAAGCCCGGAGAAACCCCGCTCTTCAGTGGAGCAGTCTCATATGGCAACCTTCTCTTCCTCGCAGGCGTGGGAGCGCATTTCGAAGGAACGATTGAAGAACACACCAAGCATGTGCTCGATGAGCTAGAGCAGAAGCTTCAATCGGCGGGTTCGTCCATGGACAAGGTTCTGAAAGTGAATGTCTATCTCAACGACATCAAGGACTGGGAGAGAATGAACACCGTGTACAAAGGGCGTTGGGGAAGCGTTCCTCCGGTACGCACGACGATTGCGCCGGCTGGCGGCATCCCCGGCAATTCACTGGTCGAAATTGATTTAATCGCGTACATCTGA